A stretch of Bifidobacterium sp. ESL0704 DNA encodes these proteins:
- a CDS encoding 50S ribosomal protein L25/general stress protein Ctc — protein sequence MANTITIEGEVRNEFGKGVARRMRVAKQIPATIYAGGNEPVFVKLPMRETTLALRRTNALFTINYGKDSKMAVVKDVQRNPVKRIVEHIDFYEVKAGEKIEVEVPVFAVGTPKGAAVAFVDIQQLRVRASVDALPERIDVNVDGLQDGEKVFAKDVDLPEGVEFVNTDPEESVVTVEVPEDATATTAVSAEDTTAEGAAGAAAEGDDAASAGDAAASDADKK from the coding sequence ATGGCAAACACCATTACCATCGAAGGCGAAGTCCGCAACGAGTTCGGCAAGGGCGTGGCCCGTCGTATGCGCGTGGCCAAGCAGATTCCGGCCACTATCTATGCCGGTGGCAATGAACCCGTTTTCGTGAAGCTGCCGATGCGTGAGACCACCTTGGCGCTGCGCCGCACGAACGCGCTGTTCACCATCAACTATGGCAAGGATTCCAAGATGGCCGTCGTCAAGGACGTCCAGCGCAACCCTGTCAAGCGCATCGTCGAGCACATCGACTTCTACGAGGTCAAGGCCGGCGAGAAGATCGAGGTCGAGGTCCCGGTCTTCGCCGTGGGCACCCCGAAGGGCGCGGCTGTCGCGTTCGTCGATATCCAGCAGCTGCGCGTGCGCGCCAGTGTCGATGCGCTGCCCGAGCGTATCGATGTCAACGTCGACGGCCTGCAGGACGGCGAGAAGGTCTTCGCCAAGGATGTGGATCTGCCCGAAGGCGTCGAGTTCGTCAACACCGATCCTGAAGAATCCGTCGTCACCGTCGAAGTACCTGAGGACGCCACCGCCACCACCGCGGTCTCCGCTGAGGACACCACCGCCGAAGGTGCCGCCGGCGCCGCAGCCGAGGGTGATGACGCCGCTTCTGCCGGCGATGCCGCGGCTTCCGATGCCGACAAGAAGTGA
- a CDS encoding AMP-dependent synthetase/ligase has translation MSVINSLKKGTLKLSQKAFHLGSGFEHPVNTEDPETPDFNDERHLATVKPVDFSTLPHTHEWGPGYPTKLFVDEKTGLLTVTTAGNPPIDDDMSIYDLYVDRAQRMGDDPLYSFKVGNKWVTKTANEFLEDVRGVAKGLMHYGLDKGDGVSFMSHTSYEWDVVDAAVMAVGGVLATIYDTDSAEQIRNIVNNSDSRLLIVETNDMRKKADGAVEDCPTLEKIYTLEAGALEELRDYGKSVTDETLDQRIDSIKKTDLCSIVYTSGSTAAPKGVEMTHEHYCTTALNLRDYMPKLLQQKGKSVLLFLPQAHTFARAVNYIVVASDLHIYIAGGIKTLIGDLQVAKPAVTILVPRVLEKVYNAASQKAGNGPKGVAFAAAVVAAQEYEKEMSENGKASFTTRARRAAFDPIVYKSLREVLGGQAEWFVAGGAPLDPELLAFFRGANVPAYEGYGLTETTAPCAFNPKGTPFHEGSVGIPYPGFSIRLGEDGEIQVKGTCVFPRYHKNDEATELAFTPDGWYATGDLGRISDDGFLYITGRKKDLIITAGGKNVAPGPIEEIIQRCPFVSQALVLGDKRPFISALITLDEISLRSWLDAAGLDRDMSMEEACKNAVVRAEVQKWVDKANEGVSRAESVRKFILLPEEFTQENGLMTASMKVKRPAVIKHYANLLNTQMYTKKK, from the coding sequence GTGTCAGTCATCAATTCACTGAAAAAGGGAACGCTGAAGCTAAGTCAGAAGGCTTTCCATCTGGGAAGCGGCTTCGAGCACCCGGTCAATACCGAGGATCCGGAAACACCGGATTTCAATGACGAGCGCCACCTTGCAACCGTAAAACCCGTCGATTTCTCAACGCTGCCCCATACCCACGAATGGGGGCCGGGCTACCCCACCAAGCTTTTCGTCGACGAGAAGACCGGATTGCTGACCGTGACCACCGCCGGCAATCCTCCGATAGACGACGACATGTCCATTTATGACCTCTATGTCGACCGCGCGCAACGCATGGGCGATGACCCGCTGTACAGCTTCAAGGTCGGCAACAAATGGGTCACCAAAACCGCCAACGAATTCCTCGAGGACGTACGCGGAGTGGCCAAAGGCCTGATGCATTACGGTCTTGACAAGGGCGACGGCGTCTCCTTCATGTCCCATACTTCTTACGAATGGGACGTTGTCGATGCGGCCGTAATGGCCGTGGGCGGCGTGCTGGCAACCATCTACGACACCGATTCTGCTGAGCAGATACGCAACATCGTCAACAATTCCGATTCACGCCTGCTCATCGTCGAGACCAACGACATGCGCAAAAAGGCCGATGGAGCCGTCGAAGACTGCCCAACGCTGGAAAAGATCTATACGCTCGAGGCGGGCGCACTCGAGGAGCTGCGCGATTACGGAAAATCGGTAACCGACGAAACGCTCGACCAACGCATCGATTCCATCAAGAAGACCGACCTGTGCTCCATCGTCTACACCTCCGGTTCCACCGCAGCGCCCAAGGGCGTCGAGATGACGCACGAGCACTATTGCACCACGGCGCTGAACCTGCGTGACTACATGCCCAAGCTGCTGCAACAAAAAGGCAAATCCGTCCTGCTCTTCCTGCCGCAGGCACACACCTTCGCACGCGCGGTCAACTACATCGTGGTCGCCAGCGACCTGCACATCTACATCGCCGGCGGCATCAAGACGCTGATCGGCGACCTGCAGGTCGCCAAGCCGGCCGTCACCATTCTCGTGCCCCGAGTACTGGAGAAGGTCTACAACGCCGCCTCGCAGAAGGCCGGGAACGGCCCCAAGGGCGTCGCATTCGCCGCGGCTGTGGTGGCGGCACAGGAATACGAGAAGGAAATGAGCGAAAACGGCAAGGCCAGCTTCACCACACGTGCACGCCGCGCCGCCTTCGATCCGATCGTCTACAAGTCGTTGCGCGAGGTTCTTGGCGGACAGGCCGAATGGTTCGTCGCGGGCGGTGCCCCGCTCGACCCGGAACTGCTCGCCTTCTTCCGCGGTGCCAATGTGCCCGCCTACGAAGGCTACGGCCTGACCGAAACCACCGCTCCCTGTGCGTTCAACCCGAAGGGCACCCCGTTCCACGAAGGATCCGTCGGCATCCCCTACCCCGGTTTCTCGATTCGCTTGGGTGAAGATGGCGAGATCCAGGTCAAGGGCACCTGTGTCTTCCCTCGTTACCACAAGAACGATGAGGCGACCGAACTCGCCTTCACTCCCGACGGCTGGTATGCCACCGGCGATCTTGGCCGTATCAGCGACGACGGTTTCCTTTATATCACCGGTCGCAAGAAGGACCTCATCATCACCGCAGGCGGCAAGAACGTCGCCCCCGGGCCGATCGAAGAGATCATCCAACGCTGCCCGTTCGTCTCCCAGGCTCTGGTGCTCGGCGACAAGCGCCCGTTCATCTCCGCGCTCATCACACTTGACGAGATCTCGTTGCGTTCCTGGCTCGACGCCGCCGGTCTCGACCGTGACATGTCCATGGAAGAAGCTTGCAAGAACGCCGTGGTCCGCGCCGAGGTGCAGAAGTGGGTCGACAAGGCCAACGAAGGCGTATCGCGCGCCGAATCCGTACGCAAGTTCATCCTGCTGCCCGAGGAGTTCACGCAGGAGAACGGCCTGATGACTGCATCGATGAAGGTCAAGCGCCCCGCAGTCATCAAGCACTATGCCAATCTGCTCAACACACAGATGTACACCAAGAAGAAGTAG
- a CDS encoding amino acid ABC transporter permease: MDWSFIARNAHYFVDAGYMTVFISLFGIVFSIVLGILCSAIETANIPVCKQIVRIYIELSRNTPLLVQLYFLYFGLPKLGVSWSAETCAIVGLAFLGGSYMAEALRGGFEAVPQVQRESAQMLGFSPSQMLLHVTVPQALSTAIPGVVANIIFLVKESSVVSAIALADVMYVTKDLMGQTYNTYESLTLLIVTYLIILLPISIIGTVAERRFDYARR, from the coding sequence ATGGACTGGAGCTTTATAGCCCGCAATGCCCACTACTTCGTCGATGCCGGTTATATGACCGTCTTCATCTCGTTGTTCGGAATCGTCTTTAGCATCGTTCTGGGCATCCTTTGCTCGGCCATCGAAACGGCGAATATCCCGGTTTGCAAACAAATCGTCCGCATTTATATCGAACTATCCCGTAATACACCATTGCTGGTCCAGCTGTATTTTCTTTATTTCGGACTGCCGAAACTCGGCGTCTCGTGGTCGGCGGAAACCTGCGCGATCGTCGGACTCGCCTTCCTGGGCGGGTCATATATGGCCGAGGCATTGCGCGGCGGTTTCGAAGCCGTTCCGCAAGTCCAACGGGAATCAGCGCAGATGCTCGGCTTCAGCCCGTCACAAATGCTACTGCATGTCACCGTGCCGCAGGCGCTTTCCACCGCCATTCCGGGAGTGGTGGCCAATATCATCTTCCTGGTCAAGGAATCTTCGGTGGTCTCGGCCATTGCACTGGCGGACGTCATGTACGTCACCAAGGACTTGATGGGTCAGACCTACAACACCTACGAATCGTTGACTTTGCTGATCGTCACCTACCTGATTATCCTCCTGCCGATCTCCATCATCGGCACGGTGGCCGAGAGGAGGTTCGACTATGCACGGCGCTGA
- a CDS encoding alpha/beta hydrolase, translated as MVQHSKVRTLARSLIFGGFATAGVLYGIADYLFRFVLEPGSKHSLFRSNRPDTTLASRQPHHDADEEAEASRWFDDAKREAKITARDGTRLHGWILDPDCADPPRHLYAICCHGFSGDPKEMAKYAHRFAGMGFTVLTPASRCHELSGGKYIGMGALEHRDLLLWIDAIVANDPNARILLDGNSMGAATVMLAAGDPRLPKNVKAAIADCGYTGLEDQFLYSARHLYHAPTFLARPVIGIMSSIARRRAGYDFKEASCLKALRHTSIPMLFIHGSADDFVNPTSLDLNFRACASPVKQKLIVAGAAHAMSASTDPKRYWKTVTAFVSEVFRLAKPKGA; from the coding sequence ATGGTCCAGCATTCCAAAGTCAGAACCTTGGCGAGAAGCTTGATTTTCGGCGGGTTCGCTACAGCAGGCGTACTTTACGGCATCGCCGACTATCTTTTCCGCTTCGTCCTCGAGCCCGGCTCAAAACATTCCCTGTTCAGAAGCAACCGTCCGGACACCACCCTCGCCTCCCGCCAGCCTCACCATGATGCCGACGAAGAGGCCGAGGCCTCACGCTGGTTCGACGACGCCAAGCGCGAAGCGAAAATCACGGCCAGGGACGGAACACGCCTGCACGGCTGGATACTCGACCCGGATTGCGCCGACCCCCCACGCCATCTCTATGCCATTTGCTGCCACGGATTTTCGGGAGATCCAAAGGAAATGGCGAAATACGCCCATCGTTTCGCCGGTATGGGTTTCACCGTACTCACCCCGGCCAGCCGCTGCCACGAACTGAGCGGCGGAAAATACATCGGCATGGGCGCGCTCGAACATCGCGACCTGTTGCTGTGGATCGACGCCATTGTGGCCAACGACCCGAATGCCCGGATCCTGTTGGACGGCAATTCCATGGGAGCGGCGACAGTGATGCTGGCAGCGGGCGACCCGCGGTTGCCGAAGAACGTCAAGGCCGCCATCGCCGACTGCGGCTACACCGGTCTTGAAGACCAATTCCTATACAGCGCCAGGCACCTCTACCATGCCCCAACATTTCTGGCACGCCCGGTGATCGGCATCATGAGTTCCATCGCACGCCGACGTGCCGGCTACGATTTCAAGGAAGCCTCATGCCTCAAGGCGTTGCGTCATACATCGATTCCCATGCTCTTCATCCATGGATCGGCCGATGATTTCGTCAATCCGACAAGTCTCGACCTCAATTTCCGGGCCTGTGCGAGCCCCGTCAAGCAAAAACTCATCGTTGCCGGAGCCGCTCACGCGATGTCGGCTTCGACCGACCCCAAACGATACTGGAAAACCGTAACGGCATTCGTCAGCGAAGTGTTCCGACTCGCCAAACCCAAGGGCGCGTGA
- a CDS encoding ABC transporter ATP-binding protein, whose product MQIGDRARDDKPAAKERSHISPLATLRKSLRLLTAVAPISVIVLLVLTVVRALLSPLQILATTQIVNAVATGVLAKVVDSAIFFALVLVSMFVAENVIKYLSDSIREKLSYRANCSIVDKLTTLETQQFEDAQTNDCIQRAGGDTGGHIFAIFDSARDFLQSLLTIVSVFSLLVSWNTWVAFFLLLAPIPGTIGTLMASSKQYNIDYRRAGEQRLSDYYRSILTSDNAAKEVHLFGLGGLLSGRYKTLIGGFLKQDLGMSRTYLWIALGLGILTTLANIGAVAVGAIQAMHTGNVGQLAGYISATGSFGQSVLLILVSVSSIYQSLLYAGNWVHLMDIEPAVIRSGGKKIDDGTPMTVSFRNVRFAYPGSTDGKEILHGVSFDLPAGQCSALVGLNGAGKSTIAKLILRVYEPTSGSILINGRDISEYSRASLYERCSAIFQDYIRYERPLRENVGFGNPDGIDDDDAIEHALDLVGLKGLGQSLPEGLDTVLGRHFEDGYQLSIGQWQRVALARALFRRPSLLIMDEPTASVDALSEKHFFDSLDRADSTQEGSRRTTILIAHRFTTITHASHIVVLRDGDIVGEGEHETLLSDCPYYRGLYEAQAVSQRHEDPASMLCPENIEGTGVRMGA is encoded by the coding sequence ATGCAGATTGGTGATAGGGCGAGGGACGATAAGCCTGCGGCAAAGGAGCGTTCTCACATCTCGCCTCTGGCGACATTGCGGAAGTCATTACGGCTGTTGACGGCAGTGGCGCCGATATCCGTCATTGTTCTCCTTGTTCTTACTGTGGTGCGGGCCCTGCTCTCGCCCCTGCAGATTTTGGCCACAACGCAGATCGTGAATGCCGTGGCTACGGGTGTGCTTGCGAAGGTTGTCGATTCGGCGATATTTTTCGCTCTGGTCTTAGTGTCAATGTTCGTGGCCGAGAACGTCATTAAATATCTATCCGACTCAATTCGAGAAAAACTATCCTACCGCGCCAATTGCAGTATCGTCGACAAGCTCACTACGCTCGAAACGCAGCAGTTCGAGGATGCACAGACCAACGATTGCATACAGCGGGCCGGAGGAGATACCGGCGGACATATCTTCGCTATATTTGATAGTGCACGTGATTTTCTGCAGTCGTTGCTCACTATCGTATCCGTGTTCTCTTTACTGGTTTCATGGAACACATGGGTGGCCTTTTTCCTTCTGCTGGCGCCTATTCCAGGTACCATCGGCACGTTGATGGCCAGTTCCAAACAGTACAATATCGATTACCGGCGGGCAGGCGAACAACGCCTGTCGGACTATTATCGTTCGATTCTGACATCGGATAATGCGGCCAAGGAAGTCCATCTGTTTGGTCTGGGTGGTTTGTTGTCAGGGCGTTATAAGACGCTTATCGGCGGTTTCCTCAAACAGGATCTCGGCATGTCACGTACCTATCTGTGGATTGCGCTTGGCTTGGGGATTCTTACGACTCTGGCCAATATCGGGGCGGTCGCCGTGGGTGCGATTCAGGCCATGCATACAGGTAATGTCGGGCAGCTGGCCGGTTATATCAGCGCGACAGGGTCATTCGGGCAATCGGTACTGCTCATTTTGGTTTCGGTCTCCAGCATCTATCAGAGTCTGCTGTATGCCGGCAATTGGGTTCATCTCATGGACATTGAGCCGGCCGTGATCCGCTCTGGTGGCAAGAAAATCGACGATGGAACGCCAATGACCGTTTCTTTCCGAAACGTACGATTTGCCTATCCTGGTTCAACCGATGGCAAGGAAATTCTCCATGGTGTCTCTTTTGATCTTCCCGCCGGTCAATGTTCGGCTCTTGTCGGGCTCAATGGTGCGGGCAAATCAACGATCGCAAAACTGATTTTACGTGTCTATGAGCCCACTTCCGGGTCGATTCTCATCAACGGCAGGGATATCAGCGAGTATTCCCGTGCGTCATTGTACGAGAGGTGTTCTGCGATTTTCCAGGATTATATACGTTACGAGCGGCCCTTACGTGAGAATGTGGGCTTTGGCAATCCGGATGGAATCGACGATGATGATGCCATTGAGCACGCGCTTGATCTGGTAGGGCTGAAGGGTCTGGGGCAGTCGCTGCCCGAGGGTCTGGATACGGTATTGGGAAGGCACTTCGAGGACGGTTACCAGCTTTCCATCGGGCAATGGCAGCGCGTCGCCTTGGCCCGCGCTTTGTTCAGGCGGCCGTCGTTGCTGATTATGGATGAGCCGACCGCATCGGTGGACGCCCTTTCCGAGAAGCACTTCTTCGACTCACTGGATCGGGCGGATAGTACGCAGGAAGGGTCGCGGCGCACCACCATCCTCATCGCCCATCGTTTCACCACCATCACTCACGCCAGTCATATCGTCGTCCTGCGTGACGGCGATATCGTCGGAGAGGGCGAGCACGAGACATTATTGTCCGATTGCCCGTATTACCGCGGTTTATATGAGGCCCAAGCGGTCAGCCAGCGGCACGAGGATCCCGCCTCGATGCTGTGTCCGGAGAATATCGAAGGAACAGGCGTACGTATGGGGGCTTAA
- a CDS encoding branched-chain amino acid aminotransferase, which translates to MTEQSHHDPEALSKLTEPFKVLDNPHPATDAERAKLIDKPAFGQLFSDNMVHMVWHKSSGWGDRQIQPYGPLAMDPGASVLHYAQECFEGLKAYRHTDGSTWLFRPDANAERFANSAKRLYLPELSKDDFLGSVAALVKRDIDWVPTRREYTLYMRPYMFASEAFLGVRAPKTVDYCVIASPSGPYFPGGVKPVSIWVEDKWFRTGPGGTGFAKCGGNYAASLLGEYRGADHGCEQVCFVDAATKTYLEELGGMNMFTVHKDGHLETPSLTGNILPGVTRRSLIQLAQDHGRDVVETMIKLDDLLEDIKSGEVTEVFACGTAAIITPIGRFKSEKFDVEVGGGESGELTCALRDELLGIQLGEIEDPHDWMWKVC; encoded by the coding sequence ATGACTGAGCAATCCCATCATGATCCAGAAGCGTTGTCGAAATTAACCGAACCTTTCAAGGTGCTCGACAACCCACATCCCGCAACCGATGCCGAGCGGGCGAAACTGATTGACAAGCCGGCGTTCGGCCAGCTTTTCAGCGACAACATGGTCCACATGGTCTGGCATAAAAGCAGCGGCTGGGGCGATCGCCAGATTCAGCCATACGGTCCGCTTGCCATGGATCCCGGTGCCTCCGTCCTGCATTATGCACAGGAATGCTTCGAAGGCCTCAAGGCTTATCGCCACACCGACGGCAGCACCTGGCTGTTCCGCCCGGACGCCAACGCCGAACGCTTCGCCAATTCCGCCAAGCGACTCTACCTGCCGGAACTCTCCAAGGACGACTTCCTCGGCTCCGTTGCCGCGCTGGTCAAGCGCGACATCGACTGGGTGCCGACTCGCCGCGAGTACACGCTGTATATGCGTCCCTATATGTTCGCCTCGGAGGCGTTCCTCGGCGTGCGCGCCCCGAAGACTGTCGACTATTGCGTCATCGCCTCGCCTTCAGGCCCGTATTTCCCCGGCGGCGTCAAGCCGGTGAGCATCTGGGTGGAAGACAAGTGGTTCCGTACCGGCCCCGGCGGCACCGGCTTCGCCAAGTGCGGCGGCAACTATGCGGCCTCGCTCTTGGGCGAATACCGCGGTGCCGACCATGGCTGCGAGCAGGTCTGCTTCGTCGATGCGGCCACCAAGACCTACCTTGAGGAACTCGGCGGTATGAATATGTTCACCGTGCACAAGGACGGCCATTTGGAGACCCCGTCGCTGACGGGCAACATCCTGCCCGGCGTCACCCGTCGCTCGCTCATCCAGCTGGCGCAGGACCACGGCCGCGACGTCGTCGAGACGATGATCAAGCTCGACGACCTGTTGGAAGACATCAAGTCCGGCGAGGTCACCGAGGTCTTCGCCTGCGGCACCGCGGCGATCATCACTCCGATCGGCCGCTTCAAGTCAGAGAAGTTCGATGTCGAGGTGGGCGGCGGCGAGTCCGGCGAGCTCACCTGCGCGTTGCGCGACGAGCTTCTGGGCATCCAGCTCGGCGAGATAGAAGACCCGCATGATTGGATGTGGAAGGTCTGCTGA
- a CDS encoding amino acid ABC transporter permease, producing MHGAEILLQPGVFPRLLQGLWVTIWIAGVSVLLSLPVGLIVGWLMTMRNPIVRFVMRVYLDFIRIMPQLALLFIAFYGFARAFNWNLDATGACVLVFVLWGGAELGDLVRGALESIPRTQYESAQVLGLNSWQTFSRVILPQALCRLLPASVNLITRIVKTTSLAALLGVIEVIKVGQQIIDANRFQYPDATLWIYGVIFFMYFFVCWPLSLVARKLEKRWAHD from the coding sequence ATGCACGGCGCTGAGATACTGCTGCAGCCGGGCGTCTTCCCGCGTCTGCTGCAAGGATTGTGGGTCACGATCTGGATTGCCGGGGTCTCCGTCCTGCTTTCGTTGCCGGTCGGGCTGATTGTCGGTTGGCTCATGACCATGCGAAATCCGATCGTGCGGTTTGTGATGCGTGTCTATCTTGATTTCATCCGTATCATGCCGCAGCTGGCCCTGCTGTTCATCGCCTTCTACGGTTTCGCACGCGCCTTCAATTGGAATCTCGACGCCACCGGCGCCTGCGTGCTGGTCTTCGTGCTTTGGGGCGGGGCCGAGCTCGGCGATCTGGTGCGTGGCGCATTGGAATCGATTCCTCGCACGCAGTATGAATCGGCTCAGGTGCTTGGTCTCAATTCGTGGCAGACCTTCAGCAGGGTCATCCTCCCTCAGGCCCTGTGCCGCCTGCTTCCCGCCAGCGTCAACCTCATTACCCGTATCGTCAAGACCACCTCGTTGGCCGCGCTGTTGGGTGTGATTGAAGTGATCAAGGTGGGCCAGCAGATTATCGATGCGAACCGCTTCCAATATCCGGATGCGACGCTGTGGATCTACGGCGTGATCTTCTTCATGTATTTCTTCGTATGTTGGCCGCTCTCCCTTGTGGCCAGAAAGCTTGAAAAGAGGTGGGCCCATGACTGA
- a CDS encoding CPBP family intramembrane glutamic endopeptidase, with the protein MSAGMKKAQDSTSNSMILSDTSRTNDKQPCSKATMRHDVGRQTLIVWSFVILSGILWMVFQKFRFLFVMFGNVQESEVDGVVIMASGVVAVLVVLVAYRQFWIENAKGVRSIHCTIRLSSRQSLDWRIWLYLFVAVLVFASVGNLFSQGFQGVLGVLGWPQRNDGAQFGQMMDGSISALLAVGVAGPVIEGVLLYGIVLPSLERYGRIFAIITASLLFGCIQGSITQGVSAMLIGLVLGWAASEYSVVWSMTLCAFYYLVVQEGISSFMTMLSDQTQNVIQYTFDVLLLVVGLVFFVVNRRKVTDWCASNRSVKHAYQGWRSPLFILTFVIFGFVAVTRLLF; encoded by the coding sequence ATGAGCGCTGGGATGAAGAAGGCTCAGGATTCCACGTCAAATTCGATGATTCTCTCTGATACATCGCGAACCAACGATAAGCAGCCATGCTCAAAGGCCACGATGAGGCATGATGTGGGGCGTCAGACCCTGATTGTCTGGAGTTTCGTCATTCTATCCGGCATCCTGTGGATGGTTTTCCAAAAGTTTCGTTTCCTTTTCGTCATGTTCGGCAACGTGCAGGAAAGCGAAGTCGACGGTGTGGTCATCATGGCCAGTGGAGTCGTGGCGGTTCTGGTCGTATTGGTGGCTTACAGGCAATTCTGGATCGAGAATGCCAAAGGGGTGAGGTCGATTCATTGCACGATCAGGCTTTCTTCCAGGCAGTCATTGGATTGGCGAATCTGGTTGTACCTGTTTGTCGCGGTGCTGGTTTTTGCTTCGGTAGGGAATCTCTTCTCCCAGGGTTTTCAAGGTGTGCTGGGTGTATTGGGCTGGCCGCAGCGTAATGATGGCGCACAGTTCGGCCAGATGATGGATGGTTCCATCTCGGCACTGCTCGCGGTAGGAGTCGCCGGCCCGGTCATCGAGGGAGTGTTGCTGTACGGGATTGTCTTGCCCTCGTTGGAACGATACGGCAGAATCTTTGCTATCATCACCGCCTCGTTGTTGTTCGGCTGCATCCAAGGCAGCATCACCCAAGGAGTCAGTGCGATGTTGATAGGTCTTGTGCTGGGCTGGGCGGCCAGTGAATATTCCGTCGTGTGGTCGATGACGTTATGTGCCTTTTACTATCTTGTAGTGCAGGAAGGCATATCTTCGTTCATGACCATGTTGTCCGACCAAACGCAAAACGTGATTCAATACACTTTTGATGTGCTACTGCTTGTCGTCGGCCTGGTATTTTTTGTGGTCAACCGAAGGAAAGTAACAGATTGGTGTGCCAGCAATCGTAGTGTCAAACATGCCTATCAGGGTTGGCGCTCGCCGCTGTTCATATTGACTTTCGTGATTTTCGGATTCGTCGCGGTGACGAGGTTATTGTTCTGA
- a CDS encoding TRIC cation channel family protein — translation MQLALESNVFFWAIEYIATFCCGLLGGLCAVKKRYDFIAILMTVWLTGLGGGIIRDVLLGIFPPVGVSDKGLVITSLVTGVAVAVIYPEVDRLKWTMVALDALALGLYAVNGTQKALIYHTSGMTAVFMGLITAIGGGLIRDMLLNVVPAVIRDSHWYAVPALIGSILTVFVTRAYQGGHISFTFEVVGDIVIVAFIVVLRVLSVRFDWKVPGAIKRSHAYLPLAAKDDSEKSR, via the coding sequence ATGCAACTGGCGCTGGAAAGTAACGTCTTTTTCTGGGCCATCGAATATATCGCCACCTTCTGCTGCGGCCTTTTGGGCGGGCTGTGCGCCGTTAAGAAAAGATATGATTTCATTGCCATCCTGATGACCGTTTGGTTGACCGGTCTCGGCGGCGGCATCATCCGTGATGTCTTGCTCGGAATTTTCCCTCCTGTCGGCGTCTCGGACAAAGGCTTGGTCATTACTTCGTTGGTTACCGGCGTCGCCGTCGCCGTCATCTATCCCGAAGTCGACAGACTCAAATGGACGATGGTCGCGCTGGACGCGCTGGCGTTGGGACTTTACGCGGTCAACGGGACGCAAAAGGCGCTGATCTATCACACTTCCGGGATGACCGCCGTCTTCATGGGGCTGATCACGGCCATCGGGGGAGGCCTTATTAGAGACATGCTCCTCAACGTCGTGCCCGCAGTCATCCGCGACAGCCATTGGTATGCGGTGCCCGCCCTGATCGGAAGCATCCTGACGGTGTTCGTGACCCGCGCCTATCAGGGCGGGCATATTTCGTTCACCTTCGAAGTCGTTGGGGATATCGTCATCGTCGCGTTCATCGTCGTTCTGCGCGTGCTTTCGGTACGTTTCGATTGGAAGGTGCCGGGGGCGATTAAGCGCAGTCATGCCTACTTGCCTCTTGCCGCCAAAGACGACAGCGAGAAGAGCCGATAA